The genomic interval GCGGTGGAGAAGAACGATCGCAAGCCAGTTAAAACCTGGTCGCGTCGCTCGATGATCCTGCCACAAATGGTCGGTCTGACCATCGCGGTTCACAACGGTCGCCAGCATGTTCCAGTTCTCGTGAACGAAGACATGGTCGGCCACAAACTGGGCGAGTTCGCCGGTACCCGCACCTATCGCGGGCACGTGGCTGACAAGAAAGCCAAGCGTTAAGGGGTAAGGAAATGGAAGTAGCCGCTAAGTTGTCGGGCGCTCGCATCTCCGCCCAGAAAGCCCGCTTGGTCGCCGACCAGATCCGCGGGAAGAAGGTGGGCGAAGCGCTCAACCTGTTGGCCTTCAGCAGCAAAAAAGCCGCTGAAATCATGAAGAAAGTCCTCGAGTCGGCCGTAGCCAACGCCGAACACAACGAAGGCGCAGACGTTGATGACCTGAAGGTCTCCACCGTCTTCGTCAACGAAGGGCGTTCGCTGAAGCGTATCATGCCACGTGCCAAAGGCCGTGCTGATCGCATCGTCAAGCGGTCTTGCCATATCACTGTCAAGGTTGCGGACAAGTAACGGAGTCGATCAGATGGGTCAGAAAGTACATCCCACTGGCATTCGCCTGGGAATCGTCAAGGAGCACACCTCCGTCTGGTACGCAGACGGTGCTACTTACGCAGATTACCTGTTGAAGGATCTGAAAACGCGTGAGTACCTCCAAGACAAACTAAAAAGCGCGTCCGTAAGCCGTATCGATATTCATCGTCCGGCTCAAACTGCACGCATCACCATCCACACCGCTCGTCCCGGTATCGTTATCGGTAAGAAAGGTGAAGATGTTGAGAAGCTGCGTCAGGACCTGACCAAGCAGATGGGTGTGCCTGTGCACATCAACATCGAAGAGATCCGCAAGCCGGAACTCGACGCTATGCTGGTTGCGCAGAGCGTAGCTCAGCAGCTGGAACGCCGCGTAATGTTCCGTCGCGCCATGAAGCGCGCCGTACAGAACGCCATGCGTATTGGTGCCAAGGGCATCAAGATCCAGGTGAGCGGTCGTCTCGGCGGTGCCGAGATTGCTCGTACCGAGTGGTATCGCGAAGGTCGTGTGCCTCTGCACACCCTGCGTGCCGATATCGACTACAACACCTACGAAGCTCACACCACTTACGGTGTGATCGGTGTGAAGGTTTGGATCTTCAAAGGCGAAGTTATTGGTGGTCGCCAAGAAGAACTGAAACCACAAGCACCAGCGCCTCGTAAAAAAGCTGCTAAGTAAGGGGTACGCCAAATGTTGCAACCAAAGCGTACAAAATTCCGCAAGCAGATGACCGGCCACAACCGTGGTCTGGCACTGCGCGGTAGCAAGGTCAGCTTCGGCGAATTCGCCCTGAAAGCTGTTGCTCGCGGTCGCCTCACCGCTCGCCAGATCGAGTCCGCACGTCGTGCGCTGACCCGTCACGTTAAACGTGGCGGCAAGATCTGGATCCGTGTGTTCCCGGACAAGCCGATCTCCAAGAAGCCTCTCGAGGTTCGTATGGGTAAAGGTAAGGGCTCCGTGGAATACTGGGTTGCCCAGATCCAGCCAGGCAAAGTCCTGTACGAGATCGAGGGTGTTTCTGAAGAGCTGGCGCGCGAAGCTTTCGCCCTGGCTGCTGCAAAGCTGCCTCTCGCCACCTCCTTTGTTAAGCGGACGGTGATGTGATGAAAGCGAATGAACTTCGTGAAAAATCGGCACAGCAGCTGAACGAGCAACTGCTCGGCTTGCTGCGTGACCAGTTCAATCTGCGTATGCAGAAAGCAACTGGCCAGTTGGGGCAGTCGCACCTGCTCTCGCAAGTTAAGCGTGACATCGCTCGCGTGAAAACTGTGCTCAACCAGCAGGCAGGTAAGTGATCATGGCTGAAGCTGAAAAAACCGTCCGTACGCTGACTGGCCGTGTCGTCAGCGACAAAATGGACAAGACCATCACCGTTCTGATCGAGCGTCGCGTAAAGCACCCGATCTACGGTAAATACGTTAAGCGTTCGACTAAGCTGCACGCGCACGACGAAACCAACCAGTGCAAGATCGGCGACAAGGTTTCGATTACCGAAACCCGTCCGCTGGCCAAGACCAAGTCCTGGGCACTGGTTGAAGTCCTCGAACGCGCTGTTGAAGTCTAAGGGCTAGGGGTCGGAGAAATTTTATGATTCAGACTCAATCCATGCTCGATGTGGCCGATAACAGCGGCGCTCGTCGCGTCATGTGCATCAAGGTGCTCGGCGGCTCGCACCGTCGTTACGCCGGCATCGGTGACATCATCAAGGTTACTGTCAAGGAAGCAATTCCGCGCGGTAAGGTCAAAAAAGGCCAAGTGATGACCGCTGTTGTCGTGCGCACCCGTCACGGTGTTCGTCGCGCTGACGGTTCCATCATTCGTTTCGACGGCAACGCTGCTGTTCTGCTGAACAACAAGCAAGAGCCGATCGGCACTCGCATCTTCGGGCCAGTGACCCGTGAACTTCGTACTGAGAAGTTCATGAAGATCGTCTCGCTCGCCCCTGAAGTGCTGTAAGGAGATCCGACATGCAAAAGATTCGTCGTGACGACGAGATCATCGTGATCGCCGGCAAAGACAAAGGTAAGCGCGGTAAGGTGCTGAAGGTTCTGGCTGATGACCGTCTGGTCATCGGTGGCGTGAACCTGGTCAAGCGTCATACCAAGCCTAACCCGATGGCGGGCGTTCAGGGCGGTATCGTCGAGAAAGAAGCGCCTCTGCACGCTTCCAACGTTGCCATCTTCAACGGCGAAACCAACAAGGCTGACCGCGTTGGTTTCAAAGTAGAAGACGGTAAGAAAATTCGTGTCTTCAAGTCGACCCAAAAAGCGGTTGATGCTTGAACACTGCTAGGTAGAAGACCATGGCACGACTGAAAGAGATTTACCGGAACGAAATCGCTCCTAAGCTTAAGGAAGAACTTAAGCTGTCGAACGTGATGGAAGTTCCGCGCGTTACCAAAATCACCCTGAACATGGGTCTGGGCGAAGCGATCGGCGACAAGAAAGTCATCGAGCACGCAGTAGCTGACCTGGAAAAGATCACCGGTCAAAAGCCGGTCGTGACTTTCGCTCGTAAATCCATCGCTGGCTTCAAAGTCCGCGAAGGATGGCCGATCGGTGTCAAGGTGACCCTGCGTAGCGACAAGATGTACGAATTCCTGGACCGCCTGCTGGCGATCTCCCTGCCTCGGGTTCGCGACTTCCGCGGCCTGAATGCCAAGTCCTTCGATGGCCGTGGCAACTACAGCATGGGCGTGAAAGAGCAGATCATCTTCCCGGAAATCGATTACGACAAGATCGATGCTCTGCGCGGTTTGGACATCACCCTGACCACCACTGCTCGTTCGGACGACGAAGGCCGCGCTCTGCTGCGTGCTTTCAAGTTCCCGTTCCGCAACTGATTGGAGTAGGAAAATGGCCAAGAAGAGCATGAAAAACCGTGAGCTGAAGCGTCAGCTGACGGTAGCCAAGTTCGCTAAGAAGCGTGCTGAGCTGAAAGCGACCATCGTCAACGTTAACGCCTCTCCAGAAGAGCGTTTCGCTGCCGTTGTCGCTCTGCAGAAGCAGCCACGCGACGCTAGCGCCTCGCGCCTGCGCAACCGTTGCCGCCTGACCGGTCGTCCTCACGGTGTATACCGTAAGTTCGGCCTGGGCCGTAACATGCTGCGTCAAGCTGCAATGCGCGGCGACGTACCAGGTCTGGTCAAGGCCTCCTGGTAATCGCTGTCGGTGTGATGCCGGCGCAAGGGGAGCAATCTTCCGACCGCCGGTGATCTCGCCAAGAAACAAGCCCCTATATGGGGCTTGTTTCGTTTCTGCCTTGTGTCTAGAATGACCGGCTCACCCGAGCCTGGGTTTTTTACCCAATCCGCTCAGGTGGTTGTCATAGCCGCAAGGCTAATAATTCTTGTATCAGGAGCATCTAGCCCATGAGTATGCAGGACCCGTTAGCGGACATGCTAACTCGCATCCGTAATGCCCAGATGGCTGAAAAGTCCGTCGTAAGCA from Pseudomonas fortuita carries:
- the rpsC gene encoding 30S ribosomal protein S3 encodes the protein MGQKVHPTGIRLGIVKEHTSVWYADGATYADYLLKDLKTREYLQDKLKSASVSRIDIHRPAQTARITIHTARPGIVIGKKGEDVEKLRQDLTKQMGVPVHINIEEIRKPELDAMLVAQSVAQQLERRVMFRRAMKRAVQNAMRIGAKGIKIQVSGRLGGAEIARTEWYREGRVPLHTLRADIDYNTYEAHTTYGVIGVKVWIFKGEVIGGRQEELKPQAPAPRKKAAK
- the rplE gene encoding 50S ribosomal protein L5, whose amino-acid sequence is MARLKEIYRNEIAPKLKEELKLSNVMEVPRVTKITLNMGLGEAIGDKKVIEHAVADLEKITGQKPVVTFARKSIAGFKVREGWPIGVKVTLRSDKMYEFLDRLLAISLPRVRDFRGLNAKSFDGRGNYSMGVKEQIIFPEIDYDKIDALRGLDITLTTTARSDDEGRALLRAFKFPFRN
- the rplN gene encoding 50S ribosomal protein L14, whose translation is MIQTQSMLDVADNSGARRVMCIKVLGGSHRRYAGIGDIIKVTVKEAIPRGKVKKGQVMTAVVVRTRHGVRRADGSIIRFDGNAAVLLNNKQEPIGTRIFGPVTRELRTEKFMKIVSLAPEVL
- the rplP gene encoding 50S ribosomal protein L16; the protein is MLQPKRTKFRKQMTGHNRGLALRGSKVSFGEFALKAVARGRLTARQIESARRALTRHVKRGGKIWIRVFPDKPISKKPLEVRMGKGKGSVEYWVAQIQPGKVLYEIEGVSEELAREAFALAAAKLPLATSFVKRTVM
- the rplX gene encoding 50S ribosomal protein L24, which encodes MQKIRRDDEIIVIAGKDKGKRGKVLKVLADDRLVIGGVNLVKRHTKPNPMAGVQGGIVEKEAPLHASNVAIFNGETNKADRVGFKVEDGKKIRVFKSTQKAVDA
- the rpsN gene encoding 30S ribosomal protein S14, with the translated sequence MAKKSMKNRELKRQLTVAKFAKKRAELKATIVNVNASPEERFAAVVALQKQPRDASASRLRNRCRLTGRPHGVYRKFGLGRNMLRQAAMRGDVPGLVKASW
- the rpsQ gene encoding 30S ribosomal protein S17, translating into MAEAEKTVRTLTGRVVSDKMDKTITVLIERRVKHPIYGKYVKRSTKLHAHDETNQCKIGDKVSITETRPLAKTKSWALVEVLERAVEV
- the rpmC gene encoding 50S ribosomal protein L29 is translated as MKANELREKSAQQLNEQLLGLLRDQFNLRMQKATGQLGQSHLLSQVKRDIARVKTVLNQQAGK
- the rplV gene encoding 50S ribosomal protein L22, which gives rise to MEVAAKLSGARISAQKARLVADQIRGKKVGEALNLLAFSSKKAAEIMKKVLESAVANAEHNEGADVDDLKVSTVFVNEGRSLKRIMPRAKGRADRIVKRSCHITVKVADK
- the rpsS gene encoding 30S ribosomal protein S19, yielding MPRSLKKGPFIDLHLLKKVEVAVEKNDRKPVKTWSRRSMILPQMVGLTIAVHNGRQHVPVLVNEDMVGHKLGEFAGTRTYRGHVADKKAKR